caatttttgataaacttCTCCAGAATTCCTCGGACAGCAGCTAATTTGTCGACCGCTGATCTATCTTTACGATTCTCGATGTTATCGAATCGAATCGAATCGAATCGAAGACAGGtcatcaaaaattgaaaacgatTCGTTAACATCGTATTACGGAATAAATCGACTCCAATTCCATCCGTTTGTCACGAGTCTCTCAAATTCTGACGATCGGAACGAAACATTcctataatataaataaagaagTCCGGTAAATGCTTTTATTCCAGATATGCCGCTAATTTTCGcaatgaatttgatttttgctgAATTTTAACGTTGGTCCAGCGCACCGCGTCCTCGATCGTTTGGGGATCGAAAAATAGTCGCCAACAATCTAGAGAACGCTTTTAGCATTTTTTGCATATCGTTTGACACCTGGCAAACGGGTGATAATATTTTCTGCCCTGTTCTAACACGTCGATTTAACGCTTCGTTCCATTTCGATCCATCTTTTCCAAAATACATCAGTCTTTTCGTCTTCCGTCTCATTCTGAATAGCGCTTTCTGTCGATTCTCCTTCTAAGTCAAGTTCATCTTCTATCGAAATATCCAGCTCCGACTCGGTGTTGTGCTCGCTTTCAGAGATAGGATCGATGTCGTCTTCGCTTCCCGATTCTATCGCGTCTTCACCGCTTCGAACTTCAGCCCATAAAGCTCGGAGCCTTTTCTGCTCCTGTTCGTTATTAGTTCAACGTAttgttttagttaaaaaaatgttaaagataAACTCCTAGGGTCCAAATAAGTCCACAATAACAATTACTTAATATTCCAAAATCGCAGACGTCGGTACGTCGATGGGGTGTGCCACACCCCAGAGCATTTAAATTGCACGTACTTCACCTCACTGTCTGCCGTAGTAAGTACCGAGGTAACGTCTGAATTCGATGGCGTCTACTTATCGGGGACGTTGTTAGGACGGACAAGCGCACGTGTTCACGTTTGGTTTATTTCCAGAGCAACATTCGGGGGCTGGGGTTTTTTAAACCCCATGTACGTAACGCCGGGTTAGCACCATTATTGATAGTTTTGATTATTATAACCCGATTCTTCGAGGAATTCTTGTAATTCAGGTATGTTGGTTATTGAGTTACAATATAATCCTATTAATTCACTTTCACCGGGGGTCAgtcatttgatttattttttaaacgttaCCACGCGATGCCATTCAATGCGATACTTTACTATTCGCCGCCACGGGACCATTCCTCAATACCGTGCTATATTACTATAATTCGCTGCCTGAATCCTATACAACACTTTACCTTACATTTCGATTCAATACCCCACAGTACAATATTTTACGatgacttaaaaataatttaaataaattttaaaaaatgtcaaggtCGATTACGCCTGacgaatttattaaagttttagcatcttataattttttatctaattcTATCTTTCGTTCTAtcttttgtgaaaaatataaaattaatccTAAAACtgtagtaaaatatttaaaagttaataataatcaaaaaggAGTAGTTAATTTATCACCCCGAGATGATTATGGAcgatttactttaaatttacatatctCCTCTGGAGCAAGCACGACGTgtgtaattaaaaacattgaaactattcaaaattaagttaaatttcaAGAGCCGCTGAAGAAATGTCGATCATTAAGAGACTTGAATAatcgattaaatatttttacgttttcTCATTTGTGTAATTTCGTTATTATTCTTTGGTACATTAATTTTAGCGGCTCGTGAAGGAGATTTGTAGCTATTCTTTAATGTTTGTAAATCAGATTGCTGCTTCCTCGGTGGTTTGAATATTCTATTCCCACTTTATCTTCtctttctttcatttttaatttatatcaattGGCCTATTTATAGAACTCGATCATTCAGCACTTGTTCTTtctcaattattaatatttattcttactgataggtaatatttttattctcaaTTGCTCCCaaatgtttccattttttcccAAGTTACGTGTATTTTGAATAGACATTGTGTTAAGCTCCCATTACTTGGCAAATAAGTAATGTCAACTCAGGACTGCGTTAGTAGCATTTGGTCTTCAGGAGTTCAGTAAAGTTCATATAGATATCTAATATTTTAGCATTCAATGATAATAAACTTACTTCTAAAACTGTATATAGATATAGTGAATGAATTGGTTGAGAAATTGGACACTCTAGAATCTTCTGTTGAACAGAAATGAAACATCAATTTAGAGCgatgtttcttttataattttgcaaaCTGTGTACGTGCATTATTAGAAACGAGTTTAAAGTAGTATTCAATTAATACGTTTCTTAACTGATGGATATTACAATAACAGTAGGCCTATGGAGTGAGGTGTTAAAGTTAAAGAATCTTGAATtaccaatttaaattattacacgAATATAGTTGTTAGTTCGTTGCATACAAAGGCGAAATGTTAACTGTTTTGtctgttttcatattttctagaTGCTACGTAGAGCTAAGGAGGAACTCCGGGAAATCTACAAGAATCGtcggaagaaaaaaaatttgacaatggttaattttgataacttgTATGCTGACATCGGGCAGGGTTATTACCCCGTGGACGTAAAAGTTACTGATGACATAATAAACATCATGTTTCAAGATCCCGGGATAACAAGTCTGTCGTTGGCCCAATCTCACATCATTGCTTATGATGATGAGGTTGGTGTAGACATCGTTTTGTTGGAATTAACCTTCGTCCATATCCCGAGACTGACGTTAAAATTTGCAACGGCGGAGAGCaaacaacaatttatttcCCTAATTTCTCAAGGATCAACAAGCAGGTAAGAAATTACGATACATTTTACAGAGTTGAGAATTTCTATACTAATTGAAttgttcattttgtttttatagcgACTCGGGGAAATCTTCTGACGGCAGCTCGGAACCGGAACCGGAAGGACCATGACATCCACATCTGACCGTCAGAaggtttttacaatttattaaaaaaattttgaaaaaaaattgtatctttCATTCTTTTCTGTCCTTCCGTCCTTATCAAACCTTCGTAAATGAGGAAAGTAGAAGGTACATTATGAGGATTTGTAAACACATCTAACAGGTTTTCATGTGATAATTCTAAAAGTATCATTAACATTAACCTTACTCCGGTTACCTGAAGTTCATAACGCAAACGGATGTTATGTGTCCAATAGACACATACCATTTATGAGGGGAAATAAATAACTCGCATACTTTTAACTTCGAAAAACCTTTAATGagcattaattattttaatttaactatttattacatttggaacaaaaatgtttttgaatcCTTGATTTCTTAGAGGGACAAATGTGACATCTCCGCTTCTTTGCAAGACCGAAAACCGCATAACTTGCAGAGTTCGCTTCTACAGATTCTGCAGATTCTCGTTCGTTCAGCACATGGCCCACAACATTTTCGACAGACTTTTTCTGTTTTCGGTTTGTTCGCCTAAGAATATGCGATATGCGGTTTTACTAAAACTTCTGCAACCTGTATCAAAAACGGTCTTCTTTTgtgattcttattttcattCCATTTTGGATAAGTTTTTGTCCGAACTATAAAGGAAGCTACTCCACAGCAGCCGATGCCATTCGTGAAAAATGCAAACAGCCTCTGTTGGATTCTCTTTTTACCATGTACATTCACGTACAAGTCGATCTAAAGTTGTTTTATTGTAATTCGTTATTATTTCTGGTTTGTTTCCGTCAATTGTCGGTGTATAGTGCACTTTAGATAATAAAAGTACACACACACAGTGGCTTAGGTACGTGGGATAAAAAAGTGAAGTTTTTGGTAAATCCAAAAACGGTTGAATTTACCTCGCGACGTTTCGTTTGTAGAACATTTTCCGggataaatctttaatttttaagaatcgTGCTTACAATCGTAAGTCCTTTGGTTAATTGGACGTGGCCAACGCGTAATCAGGAAAATAATCGTCACACGTGATATTCTGGTTTGTACGTAAATACGGTTCACGTAAGGGTTCTACTACATAAGCCGCTAAACCTTCTGTACGTTTGCTGCTTTCTTTTCCCAAGTGCGACGTACCGTTCGACGGATAAGAAGTTTCAGAACCGCAGAGCCACCAAATTTTCATTCCGTATTTATCGGGTTTTGCAGACGTGTATTAAACAAATGgacaccccccccccccccccccccccgaaCCAACAGCTCTTAAAAAACTTTGCAGGCACTCTTAAAAAACTGACATTAGCTTTTTAAGAGTTAGTACTTTTACTGGGGGTAGAACAACTTTATCGTGTTTCTTGAACTAACACGGCTTGTTGATTCCATCTTTACCATTAAATTGCTCGGGAATCAAACCGTTTACTTCGGAGCTCGTATCGTCAGTGTCCCTACCACCATCTTGACGTTCGTTATCAGTTTCGATGTCCGATAAATTCTCGACTACATCTTCCAGCTCTCTATCGGTTAGAGCGCGCTTTCGACTTGTATTCATTTTATCTGAGAAAAAGAGTCACATTTTTACCGCAAACATTACTTACCTGGCAATAACAATGTCATTTTTCGAACTATAAGACACACCGGATGATAAGACGCGCCTCAAATTTATAAGatgatttttagaaaaatacattttaatgttACTTTCGgatcgtaatttttatttatcgttGACATAACTCGTACTAGCAATATTCACTTCATCTTTACTCTCGGTACTATCACTCGTCTCGTTAACGTCACCGTTCGTATTATTTTCGTCTGAACTATTGTCGTCGTTCCTTTCGAAAACTGCGTCATCTTCGGTACCATCTGTAGCATTACTTATTccgcattttttaaatgaatttataataGTCTCATCTTTCACAGCTTCCCATGAATTTTTCACCCAGGTACACATTTCTGAAATTGTTGGTCGTTTCTTACATCCCGTTGCGGTAACACCATGATTTGACTTTGTCATCCATTTATTCCACTCTTCTcgcataaaatttttaaatggtttattgATAGAGACGTCCATGGGTTGTAATTGACTTGTGAGGCCCCCAGGAATGATTACAATTTCTGTATTCATTCTTTTTAGGAGCTTCTTGGTTGATTCCGTTGTATGCGCTCTGGATTGATCCCACACGAACATCGCAGGCTTTTTAAACAATGCACCTACAACCACATTTTGCCCATATCTTTTCTACCCATAATTTCGTTCCTGTCTCGTTCGTCGAGCCTTTTTCTGAAACGAGAATGATAATGCCATTaggaatttcgtcttttggaGATGTTTTTCTCTTGAAGATTACCACGGGCGGTAGTTTTCTTTCGTCCGCGTAACAAGCTAAAACTACAGTGCAGCGAGTTTTTTCGTGACTTGTCGTTTCGATCTCTGATGATTTTGTAATGGAACTCGGGAACACTTTGGTAGGTTTTTATTCCGCTAGTTATGACACACACAACTcttaatcgtttacaaaactaaagatctcgggattaaactgacatttcaatagagagagccaagAGTTAATGAGGGAGGTGGCAAAATTCCGGAAGCGTCGAGTTATATTGTTATAATGATACTTTTACCagcttcggggtatcttaagtaccaaatctgggggtcagtacccataggcgtactccagttttaggcaattaacaagacaatccacagatggtaactttctaaatcctcCACGAGTAAGTTCTCTATTCTATGACAGAGTCCACCCTCCTTGCAATAATACCCATAGTTGAAGTCTACAATCTAAAAAAACGATCAGCGTATTCGCCCCTTTGAATAGCCCACCAGAAGAGATCCGTAAGAACTAAAGAATATCTCCAATTAGACTTTTAGCACGTTGCACTTTGGAGCTACTGAGGTAATTCGTGGAGTGTTAATTATATGAAATGCCCATTGTTATAGGTAATGAAGGATTTGAATGTGGATTGAAATTGTGATAACGGCACGTGATATACTATACATACAGGTAATGAATGTACCTCAATTTTGCTTGAAGTGTTTAGGGGAATACTAGTTCTTAGTACTGCAGTGATGCAGTCAGAATCATGGTGGCAGGGTATTCCAAAACGGAATATCTTCTGTTCTAAGACACCGTTCTACTCCAAAATAGTAATCGTGCATAGGGAAATGGGATACGATTTTAAGATTGGAATGCAATACCTCAAATCCagaatgaatgaatgaatgaaacaTTGTTTATTCTTGTTAAGTTATGGACGTTTAAGCTATTAAAGTcgacaaaaacttaattaatggCACAACTGAGATAaagctttagatttattatatttaggtttaaagTGGAGAAGAGACATTATTCGTGAAATTTGTTATGCTGTTGACGGCTTTAAGGTCCTTTTAGTAAAGTTACGTGCGTTACATATAGGAATGATAGAAATGGTCTAGTAGTGTGCTGTGGAGTTGCTTTCCGAGTGGTCTAGAGCTGAAAAATAgattatataaaaatctacTCGTGTTGTACTTTTTCTACACCCTATTCCCCCTATAAGTCTGAATACTTGCTgtgttcaattatttttattagaccCTACACGAACAGAATTACACAATCccttttggtttttgagataagggGTCACGGTTACATCATTACTGAAAAAGTAAGTCTTTAAAAATGCTCTTCCGAGGTTCCACGATTGCTGTAGGACCAATAACACTTCATTAAACCGAAAAACGTCGACAATTTTGTGAACATTTCTAAAGGGAGAAAGGTACCTGCTCTTCGCCAGTTTTCAAACTTCTAACGCTGATATTTCGGGAAGACGTGGAGCAACTACTTTAAAAAACAGctcaaattaatgaaaaggGTCTTAAGAGAGATGACGAGGTGATGCCATTTTATACTTAGTAATAGGCGCATTCAACGTCAGATGCCTAATGTTGAATGCGGTTGATACATTAAACACTCGTGTATGCACGTTTTACAACATTgtgtttaataaacaattttttgacgTTATTCTGTATGCACACTTgttctaaacaaaatattggtAAACTAACAAAAGAAATACGTGTAAAATACTTTAATGATTGTAAAATCATAATTAACATAACGGTTTATCCTCTATCCACTTACACTTAGCGAGCAATCTCGAGgtttactaattaaaaataaatataccatgttaattaataaattttcgacGAATCTGTACATTATAtacaaatattatataatcATTTCATAATAAGGCACAATCGTTTTCACCGAGGAATGAACATCTTCCAagtttaaatgcaaaatttaatactttctTAATACAATGCACTGAGTaatataaaattggaaatactcATTAGGCACCATAAAAGGCATTCACACACGGTCGATCTGTTATAAGTTTTGATACGAGTGCAAATTATGTACTTAGACGACAATGTGAAATGTGAATACCTTTACCGTTCACTACGATTACActattaaaatcaatatttcagAGCTTCATTACACCACTTATATACCCGTTAACGGTGCCAAGCTAATTTCGTTTGTGTCCGTGAGCAGAGGCCTCTTTGATTTATGGGAAGTGGTGCTGTTTATTACTTCGATCCACCTGCAAAAGGCCAAAATAATAGCAACATACCAGAATCTGGAACGTACAAAACATACCTGTTATAAGTATATTCTGATTCCGCTCTAAAGAAGTAAATGTGATTTTTGTATTGCAACTTGAACACGAAATCTTTGGCAATTTGGTCCTCGGGCTCTGGAGGGCCAACAGTATATCCCAACAGTGGTAAGGAGGCCAGCGGAAAATCATCCATACAACCCTTATAGAAGAAGAGGCAAAATTCGGTGAAGACTACCCATAGTTTCTGCCAGCCGTTGccgcttttaaattttctcagTAGATATCCAGATAATTGATTCTGGAAGGAAAAAAAACACGATCTCAACTTCGCATAGCTTATTCCAAAATCTTACCTCAACTGCCAACAATTCATCCCGCATGCTTATGCTAGTGTTCCGATGCCAACAAACATGTACTGTCATGTTGCTTCTCTGCGCCTGTGGCCTAGTCTGCGTGCTAGCGTCGTTGGTTTGCTGATCTATGTGTTCATCTGATGAACCTGTCAAAATTTAACGATACAATCgcaattcaaaagaaaattcgcGGGTCTTACTACAACTTTTAAGGctcaaataattgattttcgTGTCCGACTTATCCCTGGCTAGTTGAATGGCATTTTGTAGATCCTGTCGccatctttctttttcttctacaGAATTAGCGGCCACGGTCAAAGCTCTATTCCCGCCATAGATAATCAACCCATTATAAGCCAATTCTCCCTCCGGTTCTTCGATCAGCACGCCTCTCAGGGGCATGTGGCCGTGAACTTTGAATTGCAAAGTTGCTTGCGAGCGTGAGGTGTAGAGGAGTATGTcagaaaactataaaaatttacttcgAGGGTAATAGCTAAAAGCAACCATAATACTGACCAAGAAGAACATTCTCTGCTGATACCCCTTCCTCGAGTGCTTAAGAAGACACCCGTGCCTGATAAACTTCCTGTCGGGATGTATTAAACTGTCGAAACCGACAATATCTCTTTGGAGTTCGCACAGGGTCGCGAGATTTTCGGAATGCTCCAGAGTTTCGCGTACGGGCAGCATCAGATCTTTTAAGGTGTCGCATGCAGTGCGGCAATCTGAGCGATCTGGATGGCTTGGGCCATAGTGCGTTAGAAGACGTTCCAGTAGGGTTTGATATTGTAACAACCTGGAAAcagatttaattgaaaatcatGGAGAATCAATTTCCTCCCATTTTGTAAATGTAGGAGCAATTCGGGAAATACAAAAAGGTACATAGAATGTTTAATATGGTTTCATCATCGCTGTTGATCGGTCTGTGGTTTTGGTTCCTGGGAAATATGTCCAGTGAATGTTAAAGTTCCCTAGAACGTCTCCAGGTCAGGAAAGAGAAGCATCCCAAAAGTATATACACAATATAGCAATAAGCTGAAAACTATcacaaatatacagggtcgtCCACGAAAAATGGCCTACTACTTTATATCAAAAACcgtaaaaaagtttaacatgaaggttttttatgaatttttattttttaa
The sequence above is drawn from the Euwallacea similis isolate ESF13 chromosome 35, ESF131.1, whole genome shotgun sequence genome and encodes:
- the LOC136418544 gene encoding uncharacterized protein codes for the protein MVNFDNLYADIGQGYYPVDVKVTDDIINIMFQDPGITSLSLAQSHIIAYDDEVGVDIVLLELTFVHIPRLTLKFATAESKQQFISLISQGSTSSDSGKSSDGSSEPEPEGP
- the LOC136418524 gene encoding FERM, ARHGEF and pleckstrin domain-containing protein 2-like, with protein sequence MLPVRETLEHSENLATLCELQRDIVGFDSLIHPDRKFIRHGCLLKHSRKGYQQRMFFLFSDILLYTSRSQATLQFKVHGHMPLRGVLIEEPEGELAYNGLIIYGGNRALTVAANSVEEKERWRQDLQNAIQLARDKSDTKINYLSLKSCSSSDEHIDQQTNDASTQTRPQAQRSNMTVHVCWHRNTSISMRDELLAVENQLSGYLLRKFKSGNGWQKLWVVFTEFCLFFYKGCMDDFPLASLPLLGYTVGPPEPEDQIAKDFVFKLQYKNHIYFFRAESEYTYNRWIEVINSTTSHKSKRPLLTDTNEISLAPLTGI